From a single Sorghum bicolor cultivar BTx623 chromosome 5, Sorghum_bicolor_NCBIv3, whole genome shotgun sequence genomic region:
- the LOC110435372 gene encoding uncharacterized protein LOC110435372 isoform X2, whose protein sequence is MASAAFKSTTRRALHDAAAATTTTRSDPPPCPRRTRSRSVSAAPRPGAAHGDYYANTRTNPLFDSAASPSASPPPPPGPAAPAAGSTGASSARGDAAGRERGREPRLKGGGGGGGGGRARSASVAPTQRWRHSASAPSVADSAGEVGGRRASRARSVADDARTYRGSETDAETRDVARKLQSWKSRHSVPEGKHRGTDASCSSQGSTTGARGRQMDETIHSESSTVVSSPSHLEHQNHSTVPVDPVLEIPPEFDPDSAEFISDISDYVTEYGKKDVLEIPIDFDTDAAELDSKSRNIAAKQHWEQMEISLEFDTDASELVSDIWHHGANQQRGELEAPLEFDPDTSELAPDITEYTLKLKQSHERARKLRADLAVEEQREQELSRMLKGIVTVPNFTETHKKRPRRKSSIERLKVSRHLAEEAMNYFEECVSISTMDSTDFSSPEDPQPNSVVNVPPKSNSRFFHKGRSIFQESHTLADQHGHHEESDKQTQCSISATGSDVSDSVIFSHTNGAGLKIRSISSDDPDGFDTPRSRSSCFSFTHEPVKKVENCDVRQYLGNFGRGNSSREMKETRSSYVADDYASQKVNPDLLKDMVTFQNRIEYGGLVICNIRTF, encoded by the exons ATGGCGTCGGCGGCGTTCAAGTCCAccacgcgccgcgccctccacgacgccgccgccgccaccaccaccacccgctCCGACCCGCCCCCGTGCCCGCGGCGCACCCGCTCGCGCTCCGTCAGCGCGGCGCCCCGGCCCGGCGCCGCCCACGGGGACTACTACGCCAACACGCGCACCAACCCGCTCTTCGACTCCGCGGCCTCCCCGTCCGCCTCGCCACCTCCGCCCCCGGGACCGGCAGCGCCTGCTGCTGGTAGTACTGGTGCTAGCTCCGCCCGCGGGGATGCGGCGGGCCGGGAGAGAGGGCGTGAGCCGCGGCTCAAGGGCGGTGGGGGCGGAGGCGGTGGAGGGAGGGCGCGGTCGGCCTCCGTCGCGCCGACGCAGCGGTGGCGGCACTCCGCTTCGGCGCCGTCGGTGGCGGACTCTGCTGGCGAGGTCGGCGGGAGGAGGGCGTCGCGGGCGCGGTCGGTGGCCGACGACGCACGCACCTACCGGGGCTCTGAG ACCGATGCAGAAACCAGGGATGTGGCAAGGAAATTGCAGTCATGGAAGAGCCGGCATTCAGTTCCAGAG GGCAAGCATAGGGGAACTGATGCAAGTTGTTCATCCCAGGGGTCAACAACCGGAGCG AGGGGACGGCAAATGGATGAAACTATCCATTCAGAATCAAGCACTGTTGTTTCTTCACCTAGCCATCTCGAGCAT CAGAATCATTCAACTGTACCAGTGGATCCAGTTCTGGAAATTCCTCCTGAGTTCGATCCAGATTCTGCTGAGTTTATCTCTGACATAAGCGATTATGTCacagaatatggaaagaaagaTGTTCTGGAAATCCCTATTGATTTTGACACAGATGCTGCTGAGCTGGACTCTAAGTCCAGGAACATTGCAGCAAAACAGCACTGGGAGCAAATGGAAATTTCTCTTGAGTTTGATACAGATGCTTCTGAGCTGGTTTCAGACATATGGCACCATGGAGCAAACCAGCAACGGGGGGAATTGGAAGCTCCtcttgagtttgatcctgaCACCTCTGAGCTGGCTCCTGACATAACAGAATATACATTAAAACTCAAACAG TCACATGAACGTGCTCGAAAGCTAAGGGCAGATCTGGCAGTTGAAGAACAGCGGGAACAAGAACTGAGCAGAATGCTGAAGGGCATAGTAACAGTTCCAAACTTTACTGAGACACATAAAAAACGGCCAAGAAGAAAG AGTAGCATAGAAAGACTGAAAGTGTCAAGGCATTTAGCTGAAGAGGCAATGAATTATTTTGAGGAATGTGTTTCAATTTCAACAATGGATAGCACTGATTTCTCATCACCTGAGGATCCTCAACCAAATTCAGTTGTGAATGTGCCACCAAAGAGCAATAGtagatttttccacaaagggAGATCAATCTTTCAAGAATCCCACACTCTAGCTGATCAACATGGCCATCATGAG GAGTCTGACAAGCAAACTCAGTGCTCAATTAGCGCAACTGGATCTGATGTGTCTGACAGTGTTATCTTTAGTCACACAAATGGTGCTGGCTTGAAAATTAGGAGCATCTCCAGTGATGATCCTGATGGCTTTGACACTCCACGGAGCAGAAGTTCTTGTTTCTCTTTCACCCATGAGCCAGTAAAAAAGGTTGAAAACTGCGATGTTCGGCAATACCTTGGGAATTTCGGAAGGGGAAACAGTAGTAGAGAGATGAAAGAGACAAGGTCAAGTTATGTTGCTGATGACTATGCCTCACAGAAAGTTAATCCGGACTTACTAAAGGATATGGTGACCTTTCAGAATCGAATAGAATATGGAGGCCTCGTTATATGTAACATTAGAACATTCTGA
- the LOC110435372 gene encoding uncharacterized protein LOC110435372 isoform X3 produces the protein MASAAFKSTTRRALHDAAAATTTTRSDPPPCPRRTRSRSVSAAPRPGAAHGDYYANTRTNPLFDSAASPSASPPPPPGPAAPAAGSTGASSARGDAAGRERGREPRLKGGGGGGGGGRARSASVAPTQRWRHSASAPSVADSAGEVGGRRASRARSVADDARTYRGSETDAETRDVARKLQSWKSRHSVPEGKHRGTDASCSSQGSTTGARGRQMDETIHSESSTVVSSPSHLEHNHSTVPVDPVLEIPPEFDPDSAEFISDISDYVTEYGKKDVLEIPIDFDTDAAELDSKSRNIAAKQHWEQMEISLEFDTDASELVSDIWHHGANQQRGELEAPLEFDPDTSELAPDITEYTLKLKQSHERARKLRADLAVEEQREQELSRMLKGIVTVPNFTETHKKRPRRKSSIERLKVSRHLAEEAMNYFEECVSISTMDSTDFSSPEDPQPNSVVNVPPKSNSRFFHKGRSIFQESHTLADQHGHHEESDKQTQCSISATGSDVSDSVIFSHTNGAGLKIRSISSDDPDGFDTPRSRSSCFSFTHEPVKKVENCDVRQYLGNFGRGNSSREMKETRSSYVADDYASQKVNPDLLKDMVTFQNRIEYGGLVICNIRTF, from the exons ATGGCGTCGGCGGCGTTCAAGTCCAccacgcgccgcgccctccacgacgccgccgccgccaccaccaccacccgctCCGACCCGCCCCCGTGCCCGCGGCGCACCCGCTCGCGCTCCGTCAGCGCGGCGCCCCGGCCCGGCGCCGCCCACGGGGACTACTACGCCAACACGCGCACCAACCCGCTCTTCGACTCCGCGGCCTCCCCGTCCGCCTCGCCACCTCCGCCCCCGGGACCGGCAGCGCCTGCTGCTGGTAGTACTGGTGCTAGCTCCGCCCGCGGGGATGCGGCGGGCCGGGAGAGAGGGCGTGAGCCGCGGCTCAAGGGCGGTGGGGGCGGAGGCGGTGGAGGGAGGGCGCGGTCGGCCTCCGTCGCGCCGACGCAGCGGTGGCGGCACTCCGCTTCGGCGCCGTCGGTGGCGGACTCTGCTGGCGAGGTCGGCGGGAGGAGGGCGTCGCGGGCGCGGTCGGTGGCCGACGACGCACGCACCTACCGGGGCTCTGAG ACCGATGCAGAAACCAGGGATGTGGCAAGGAAATTGCAGTCATGGAAGAGCCGGCATTCAGTTCCAGAG GGCAAGCATAGGGGAACTGATGCAAGTTGTTCATCCCAGGGGTCAACAACCGGAGCG AGGGGACGGCAAATGGATGAAACTATCCATTCAGAATCAAGCACTGTTGTTTCTTCACCTAGCCATCTCGAGCAT AATCATTCAACTGTACCAGTGGATCCAGTTCTGGAAATTCCTCCTGAGTTCGATCCAGATTCTGCTGAGTTTATCTCTGACATAAGCGATTATGTCacagaatatggaaagaaagaTGTTCTGGAAATCCCTATTGATTTTGACACAGATGCTGCTGAGCTGGACTCTAAGTCCAGGAACATTGCAGCAAAACAGCACTGGGAGCAAATGGAAATTTCTCTTGAGTTTGATACAGATGCTTCTGAGCTGGTTTCAGACATATGGCACCATGGAGCAAACCAGCAACGGGGGGAATTGGAAGCTCCtcttgagtttgatcctgaCACCTCTGAGCTGGCTCCTGACATAACAGAATATACATTAAAACTCAAACAG TCACATGAACGTGCTCGAAAGCTAAGGGCAGATCTGGCAGTTGAAGAACAGCGGGAACAAGAACTGAGCAGAATGCTGAAGGGCATAGTAACAGTTCCAAACTTTACTGAGACACATAAAAAACGGCCAAGAAGAAAG AGTAGCATAGAAAGACTGAAAGTGTCAAGGCATTTAGCTGAAGAGGCAATGAATTATTTTGAGGAATGTGTTTCAATTTCAACAATGGATAGCACTGATTTCTCATCACCTGAGGATCCTCAACCAAATTCAGTTGTGAATGTGCCACCAAAGAGCAATAGtagatttttccacaaagggAGATCAATCTTTCAAGAATCCCACACTCTAGCTGATCAACATGGCCATCATGAG GAGTCTGACAAGCAAACTCAGTGCTCAATTAGCGCAACTGGATCTGATGTGTCTGACAGTGTTATCTTTAGTCACACAAATGGTGCTGGCTTGAAAATTAGGAGCATCTCCAGTGATGATCCTGATGGCTTTGACACTCCACGGAGCAGAAGTTCTTGTTTCTCTTTCACCCATGAGCCAGTAAAAAAGGTTGAAAACTGCGATGTTCGGCAATACCTTGGGAATTTCGGAAGGGGAAACAGTAGTAGAGAGATGAAAGAGACAAGGTCAAGTTATGTTGCTGATGACTATGCCTCACAGAAAGTTAATCCGGACTTACTAAAGGATATGGTGACCTTTCAGAATCGAATAGAATATGGAGGCCTCGTTATATGTAACATTAGAACATTCTGA
- the LOC110435372 gene encoding uncharacterized protein LOC110435372 isoform X1 yields MASAAFKSTTRRALHDAAAATTTTRSDPPPCPRRTRSRSVSAAPRPGAAHGDYYANTRTNPLFDSAASPSASPPPPPGPAAPAAGSTGASSARGDAAGRERGREPRLKGGGGGGGGGRARSASVAPTQRWRHSASAPSVADSAGEVGGRRASRARSVADDARTYRGSETDAETRDVARKLQSWKSRHSVPEGKHRGTDASCSSQGSTTGARGRQMDETIHSESSTVVSSPSHLEHTIWQQNHSTVPVDPVLEIPPEFDPDSAEFISDISDYVTEYGKKDVLEIPIDFDTDAAELDSKSRNIAAKQHWEQMEISLEFDTDASELVSDIWHHGANQQRGELEAPLEFDPDTSELAPDITEYTLKLKQSHERARKLRADLAVEEQREQELSRMLKGIVTVPNFTETHKKRPRRKSSIERLKVSRHLAEEAMNYFEECVSISTMDSTDFSSPEDPQPNSVVNVPPKSNSRFFHKGRSIFQESHTLADQHGHHEESDKQTQCSISATGSDVSDSVIFSHTNGAGLKIRSISSDDPDGFDTPRSRSSCFSFTHEPVKKVENCDVRQYLGNFGRGNSSREMKETRSSYVADDYASQKVNPDLLKDMVTFQNRIEYGGLVICNIRTF; encoded by the exons ATGGCGTCGGCGGCGTTCAAGTCCAccacgcgccgcgccctccacgacgccgccgccgccaccaccaccacccgctCCGACCCGCCCCCGTGCCCGCGGCGCACCCGCTCGCGCTCCGTCAGCGCGGCGCCCCGGCCCGGCGCCGCCCACGGGGACTACTACGCCAACACGCGCACCAACCCGCTCTTCGACTCCGCGGCCTCCCCGTCCGCCTCGCCACCTCCGCCCCCGGGACCGGCAGCGCCTGCTGCTGGTAGTACTGGTGCTAGCTCCGCCCGCGGGGATGCGGCGGGCCGGGAGAGAGGGCGTGAGCCGCGGCTCAAGGGCGGTGGGGGCGGAGGCGGTGGAGGGAGGGCGCGGTCGGCCTCCGTCGCGCCGACGCAGCGGTGGCGGCACTCCGCTTCGGCGCCGTCGGTGGCGGACTCTGCTGGCGAGGTCGGCGGGAGGAGGGCGTCGCGGGCGCGGTCGGTGGCCGACGACGCACGCACCTACCGGGGCTCTGAG ACCGATGCAGAAACCAGGGATGTGGCAAGGAAATTGCAGTCATGGAAGAGCCGGCATTCAGTTCCAGAG GGCAAGCATAGGGGAACTGATGCAAGTTGTTCATCCCAGGGGTCAACAACCGGAGCG AGGGGACGGCAAATGGATGAAACTATCCATTCAGAATCAAGCACTGTTGTTTCTTCACCTAGCCATCTCGAGCAT ACCATTTGGCAGCAGAATCATTCAACTGTACCAGTGGATCCAGTTCTGGAAATTCCTCCTGAGTTCGATCCAGATTCTGCTGAGTTTATCTCTGACATAAGCGATTATGTCacagaatatggaaagaaagaTGTTCTGGAAATCCCTATTGATTTTGACACAGATGCTGCTGAGCTGGACTCTAAGTCCAGGAACATTGCAGCAAAACAGCACTGGGAGCAAATGGAAATTTCTCTTGAGTTTGATACAGATGCTTCTGAGCTGGTTTCAGACATATGGCACCATGGAGCAAACCAGCAACGGGGGGAATTGGAAGCTCCtcttgagtttgatcctgaCACCTCTGAGCTGGCTCCTGACATAACAGAATATACATTAAAACTCAAACAG TCACATGAACGTGCTCGAAAGCTAAGGGCAGATCTGGCAGTTGAAGAACAGCGGGAACAAGAACTGAGCAGAATGCTGAAGGGCATAGTAACAGTTCCAAACTTTACTGAGACACATAAAAAACGGCCAAGAAGAAAG AGTAGCATAGAAAGACTGAAAGTGTCAAGGCATTTAGCTGAAGAGGCAATGAATTATTTTGAGGAATGTGTTTCAATTTCAACAATGGATAGCACTGATTTCTCATCACCTGAGGATCCTCAACCAAATTCAGTTGTGAATGTGCCACCAAAGAGCAATAGtagatttttccacaaagggAGATCAATCTTTCAAGAATCCCACACTCTAGCTGATCAACATGGCCATCATGAG GAGTCTGACAAGCAAACTCAGTGCTCAATTAGCGCAACTGGATCTGATGTGTCTGACAGTGTTATCTTTAGTCACACAAATGGTGCTGGCTTGAAAATTAGGAGCATCTCCAGTGATGATCCTGATGGCTTTGACACTCCACGGAGCAGAAGTTCTTGTTTCTCTTTCACCCATGAGCCAGTAAAAAAGGTTGAAAACTGCGATGTTCGGCAATACCTTGGGAATTTCGGAAGGGGAAACAGTAGTAGAGAGATGAAAGAGACAAGGTCAAGTTATGTTGCTGATGACTATGCCTCACAGAAAGTTAATCCGGACTTACTAAAGGATATGGTGACCTTTCAGAATCGAATAGAATATGGAGGCCTCGTTATATGTAACATTAGAACATTCTGA